In Bacillus cytotoxicus NVH 391-98, the following are encoded in one genomic region:
- a CDS encoding Cof-type HAD-IIB family hydrolase has product MKLIAIDLDGTLLSKNKMISKENAEAIRKCQEEGHVVAICTGRSIVDIERLLQEVNLQCPIIAENGAVIYKDKTMLKRYAIQNEHALDIVEYLEEQGMYYQLYTDKGVYVPKYGEENIRKEMEVIRNLDINISEEEVENIAALYLEHTAFHSIESCKSIINKELYVHKFLPFSYDQQKLKRLKEKFQHNSELIISASYWHNLEINHCDAQKGNGLYTLAEYFNIPFENTVAIGDGLNDVSMMQKANVSIAMGNAVNELKAMCHYETLTNEEHGVAHALYHYVIA; this is encoded by the coding sequence ATGAAACTTATTGCGATTGATTTAGATGGAACGCTTCTTTCGAAAAATAAAATGATTAGTAAAGAAAATGCAGAAGCGATTCGAAAATGTCAAGAAGAAGGGCATGTTGTAGCTATTTGTACCGGACGTTCTATCGTTGACATTGAACGACTGTTACAAGAAGTAAACTTACAATGCCCAATTATCGCAGAAAATGGTGCAGTTATTTATAAAGATAAAACAATGTTGAAAAGATACGCTATACAAAATGAACACGCACTTGACATTGTAGAATATTTGGAGGAGCAAGGTATGTATTATCAATTATATACGGATAAAGGTGTATACGTACCAAAGTATGGTGAAGAAAATATACGTAAAGAAATGGAAGTGATTCGGAATCTAGATATAAACATTAGTGAAGAAGAGGTGGAAAACATTGCAGCACTTTACCTTGAACATACAGCGTTTCATAGTATAGAGAGTTGTAAGTCGATTATAAATAAAGAATTATATGTGCATAAATTTTTACCTTTCTCTTATGATCAACAGAAATTAAAAAGGTTAAAAGAAAAGTTCCAGCATAACAGCGAGTTAATTATTTCTGCTTCTTATTGGCATAATTTAGAGATTAATCACTGTGATGCTCAAAAGGGAAATGGATTATATACTTTAGCGGAATATTTTAATATTCCATTTGAAAACACAGTAGCCATTGGTGATGGACTAAATGATGTTTCCATGATGCAAAAAGCCAACGTATCCATTGCAATGGGGAATGCTGTTAATGAGTTAAAAGCAATGTGTCACTATGAAACATTAACAAATGAAGAGCACGGTGTTGCACATGCTTTATACCATTATGTAATAGCATAA